The window AATCTGGTCACGAATGTCGTGCTCGGCCGGGCCACGGGTGTTCGACGAGGAGGCAGGTATTGATAGCTGATTCATGACAGCAGCTTACTCATCCTATGGTGGGCTGACAACTCGTGACTACACAGGAATAAGGTCACAAGACCGGTGATTCTAGATGAGGCCATGCAGAGCGTCGTGACATCGAGATCGGCAAACGAGGTCGTGCCCTGATTCGTTCTGCAGCCTGAATCGTCCCAGATTTCGCAGACGCTCAACAACTCAAAATGCAGACCAGGTCATCGTCTGCTCCCGCTCTATGGTGGCCGTGCGCGCCGGTTCTGGTCCTCGATGCCACTACCCCAAATCGTTTGGTAGCGATGGACGCTGCCCCTCATGGGCATCCATGGCGCCGCTGTTTCAGGTGCTTTGTTGCGACGCAGCCCATTGTGCCCGGGTGAGTCCGTAGCACTTGCACACCGCAGGCGCAGTCGACACTTTCAGCTCGGCGTCATACAAATGCACGGCGCCGATCTTCAAGGCAGCTTTTTGTGAGCGAATGTTCGAAGGCGCGATGTGGAAATAGACAGTGTCGTAGGTCTTGAATGCATGTTCCACCATCAATCGCTTCAGCTCGCGATTGGTATCGCCACCCCATTTCGCCCGCACTAAAAAGGTAAAGCCGATGGCGATACTCTCCGGCCGGTCAGGCGGCGGGTAGTAGCTCGACGTCCCCACAATCTGCCCCGAGTCGATATCGATGACGGTGAGCGCGTTGCCGGTGGACAGTCGAGAGGCGAAGTACGCTGCAAATACCTCCCGTTCATGGCGATCACTGGCGGGATGGCCGGCCCAGATGCACGGGTCACTGGCCGCCAGAAACAGGCCTTCAAAATCATGTTCGGCGAGAGGCCTGAGCCTTAGTGTGCTCCCACACAAAACGGGTTGGCAGTCGAAGTCACGCACAAGATGGTTTCCTTTCCCGGCGAATCGTGAGAATGGAGCCAGTCTAGAGCGACAGATCATAAGAAAAAGATCCAATACGACGGATATTGATAGAGCCATCGCCAGCAGGTGCAATCGCTTGTGCGAAACCCTCGCGTAGATTTGAAGGCAACCCATCGACAGACCACTTGGCATCGGATCGGCGCGAGGAAACCCGCTTTGGGTCAATGAGGGTCGTTCGTCAATGCTATCCGCTTCTTGATCCGATCAGCATAATGCCCACCCTTCTCCACCCCTCACGCACGACAAGGATTGCCGGCATGCGCACACTCAACACACTCCTGCTGGGCTTTGCCCTGGCGCTGAGCTCGGCCGCCTATTCAACCGAGAACGACGCGGTTACTCAGGAATGGATGCATTTGATCAAGGCAGACTTCCCCAAGGGTTGTGTGACTCAGTTGACCCCCTATTTATCGACCACCGGGGCGAACGGCGTGCGCACCAGTGCATGGCTGGTGCAAACCTGCCAGGGCAGTTACGAATACGGTGCAAGCTACCGTCCAGCGGCCACGCGTTCAAATGGAAAACTGATCAGCGTCAGTCGCGGGCGCAAGCTCAACATGCCTCCTGCGCAGTTGAAACGCCTTTACTCTCTCTAGGTTAATGATCTTATTGAGCACCTGTCACGAGGACGGATAGGTTGCTCGCGCGCCTGGTCGCGTCCAATCGATGCAGTCCCATCAAGGAAGAGAAAAACAATGAAAACAGTACTCGGCTTCGTGCTTCTTACCTGCCTGAACGTACCGGCATTCGCCAGCTACGAGAGCATCGGCTTTCAGAACAAGACGCTGCCGGACGAGCAAAACAATCGCCCGCTGGAACTGGTCGTCTGGTATCCGAGCAAAACCACCGCCACACCGCAGTTGATCGCTGACAGTGCGGTATTTGTCGGTGACGTTGCCGTACGCGATGCGCCTCCGGCCGCAGGCGCGCATCCATTGGTGGTGCTTTCCCACGGTTTTCGCGGTAACTGGGGGAACCAGTCATGGATCGCCAGTGCCCTGGCTCACCAGGGTTACATCGTGGCAGCGGTCAACCATCCCGGTACGACCACCCGCGACCGCAATCCAGCAGCTGCAGCCCAGTTGTGGCAGCGGCCCATCGACCTGCAGCGTGCCATTGATGCGGTCGTGGCTGAGCCGAGCCCGTATGGGCGGGTGGCGAA of the Pseudomonas vanderleydeniana genome contains:
- a CDS encoding GNAT family N-acetyltransferase encodes the protein MRDFDCQPVLCGSTLRLRPLAEHDFEGLFLAASDPCIWAGHPASDRHEREVFAAYFASRLSTGNALTVIDIDSGQIVGTSSYYPPPDRPESIAIGFTFLVRAKWGGDTNRELKRLMVEHAFKTYDTVYFHIAPSNIRSQKAALKIGAVHLYDAELKVSTAPAVCKCYGLTRAQWAASQQST